The Victivallis lenta genome window below encodes:
- a CDS encoding electron transfer flavoprotein subunit beta/FixA family protein, producing the protein MSYSVLVFVKQVPDTQNISGDAMTPEGTVNRAALPAIFNPEDLNALELALELKDRYGARVVVATMGMPAAAEVLRQSLYRGADEAVLVTDRALAGADTLATSYTLSCCAKKLGRFDLILCGRQAIDGDTAQVGPQLAEKLKIPQLCYVEEVKSLEKGKVTVRRAIEGGYEILESPLPALLTVIDANEPRPMNAKRLMKYKRARTVSEIAKSCGNSNYTDAEAVAEAQKKLEKDGLLIREFSAADIDADPARIGFPGSPTKVKSVMSVVLTASEAKSVPATDEGIGLLIHELISDHTLG; encoded by the coding sequence GTGAGTTATTCCGTACTCGTGTTCGTCAAACAGGTTCCGGATACCCAGAACATCTCGGGCGATGCAATGACGCCCGAGGGGACCGTGAACCGGGCCGCGCTCCCGGCGATTTTCAATCCTGAGGATTTGAATGCGCTGGAACTGGCCCTCGAGCTCAAGGATCGCTACGGCGCGCGCGTCGTGGTCGCCACGATGGGCATGCCCGCCGCCGCCGAGGTTCTGCGCCAGTCGCTCTACCGCGGCGCCGACGAAGCCGTGCTGGTGACCGACCGCGCTCTGGCCGGCGCCGATACGCTTGCGACGAGCTATACGCTCTCCTGCTGCGCGAAGAAACTCGGTCGCTTCGACCTGATCCTCTGCGGCCGCCAGGCGATCGACGGCGACACCGCGCAGGTCGGTCCGCAGCTGGCGGAAAAGCTGAAGATTCCGCAGCTCTGCTATGTCGAAGAGGTCAAAAGCCTCGAAAAAGGCAAAGTGACGGTCCGCCGCGCGATCGAAGGCGGCTACGAGATCCTCGAGTCTCCGCTCCCGGCCCTGCTGACCGTGATCGACGCGAACGAGCCGCGCCCGATGAATGCGAAGCGGCTTATGAAATACAAGCGCGCCCGGACCGTCTCCGAGATCGCGAAGTCCTGCGGGAATTCGAACTACACCGACGCCGAGGCGGTGGCGGAGGCGCAGAAGAAGCTTGAGAAGGACGGTCTCCTGATCCGGGAGTTCAGCGCGGCCGACATCGACGCCGATCCGGCCCGCATCGGGTTCCCGGGATCTCCGACGAAGGTAAAGAGCGTTATGAGCGTGGTGCTCACCGCGAGCGAGGCGAAGAGCGTTCCCGCGACCGATGAGGGCATCGGTCTCTTGATTCATGAACTCATCAGCGATCACACTCTGGGGTAA
- a CDS encoding M55 family metallopeptidase: MKVYIFCDLEGVSGIPAGCFISGERPELRAVAARCMAGDINACIAGCFEAGAEEVVVRDGHGAGFNVNCEMIDARAELVQGASPQVRFPGIEGAGALILLGYHAMAGTEGAVLEHTFSSATIQNMWLNGRKVGELGIDAAIAAEHGVPVVLVTGDDKCCREAQEHIPGVAVCCVKQGLSTQGARMLSPARAQEKIRCAAADALRRLAEFSPVRLNYPATLRWELVERQMPPGGPEIVRIDGRTYEKSGMSVERLLIG; encoded by the coding sequence ATGAAGGTCTACATTTTCTGCGATCTCGAAGGCGTGAGCGGAATTCCGGCCGGCTGCTTCATCAGCGGAGAGCGCCCGGAGCTCCGGGCGGTAGCCGCGCGCTGCATGGCCGGGGACATCAACGCCTGCATCGCGGGTTGTTTCGAGGCCGGGGCGGAGGAGGTCGTCGTCCGCGACGGGCACGGCGCCGGATTCAATGTCAACTGCGAGATGATCGACGCGCGCGCCGAGCTGGTGCAGGGGGCTTCTCCGCAGGTCCGTTTTCCCGGCATCGAGGGCGCCGGCGCACTGATTCTGCTCGGTTATCATGCGATGGCCGGGACCGAAGGCGCCGTGCTGGAACACACGTTTTCAAGTGCGACGATCCAGAACATGTGGCTGAACGGCCGGAAGGTGGGCGAGCTCGGCATCGATGCGGCGATCGCGGCGGAGCACGGCGTTCCGGTGGTGCTGGTCACCGGGGACGACAAATGCTGCCGCGAGGCGCAGGAGCATATTCCCGGCGTTGCGGTCTGCTGTGTGAAGCAGGGACTTTCGACGCAGGGGGCGCGGATGCTCTCTCCCGCCAGAGCGCAGGAAAAAATCCGCTGCGCTGCGGCGGATGCGCTGCGGCGGCTTGCGGAATTTTCTCCGGTCCGGTTGAATTATCCGGCCACGCTGCGCTGGGAGCTCGTGGAACGCCAGATGCCGCCGGGCGGGCCGGAGATCGTCCGGATCGATGGGCGGACCTATGAAAAGAGCGGTATGTCGGTCGAACGGCTTCTGATCGGGTGA
- a CDS encoding electron transfer flavoprotein subunit alpha/FixB family protein: MGNVWIFIEQEGGKIADVSLELVCKGRELAARLGVKTEALLLGDKVESCVDTLYSYGCDTVYLVEDARLEPFTVLPYARAIVDLVREHKPNILLFGATLKGRELAPRVASEKLGGLTADCTDLRIDDFEDKKNNKSYTNKLMQIRPAFGGNIIATIVNTWDDPQMVTVREGVMKMDAPDPSRKGALVRVKPALTDAETVVKVIERVRADKEVDLKGAQIIVAGGYGVGSKENFKLIYQLAEALGGEVGASRAAVDAGWIDHDHQVGQTGVTVRPRLYIACGISGSIQHVAGMKESKKIIAINTDPGAPILSVAHYAIVGDLNTVIPQMIKAFKAKA, encoded by the coding sequence ATTGGAAACGTCTGGATTTTCATTGAGCAGGAAGGCGGAAAAATCGCCGATGTGAGCCTCGAGCTCGTCTGCAAAGGGCGCGAACTCGCCGCCAGGCTCGGCGTCAAAACCGAGGCGCTGCTGCTCGGCGACAAAGTCGAAAGCTGCGTCGACACGCTTTACAGCTACGGCTGCGACACGGTCTATCTGGTCGAGGACGCGCGGCTCGAGCCGTTCACGGTTCTGCCGTATGCGCGGGCCATCGTCGACCTGGTCCGGGAGCACAAGCCGAACATCCTGCTCTTCGGGGCGACGCTGAAGGGGCGCGAGCTTGCGCCGCGCGTCGCGTCGGAGAAGCTCGGCGGGCTGACCGCCGACTGCACCGATCTCAGGATCGACGATTTTGAGGACAAGAAGAACAACAAGAGCTATACGAACAAGCTCATGCAGATCCGTCCGGCCTTCGGCGGCAACATCATCGCCACGATCGTGAACACCTGGGACGATCCGCAGATGGTGACCGTCCGCGAAGGCGTCATGAAGATGGACGCGCCGGACCCGTCCCGCAAGGGCGCGCTCGTCAGGGTCAAGCCCGCGCTCACCGATGCCGAGACCGTGGTCAAGGTCATCGAGCGCGTCCGCGCCGACAAGGAGGTCGACCTCAAGGGCGCCCAGATTATCGTTGCGGGCGGCTACGGCGTCGGCAGCAAGGAAAATTTCAAGCTGATCTACCAGCTGGCCGAAGCGCTCGGCGGCGAAGTCGGCGCTTCGCGCGCCGCGGTGGATGCCGGGTGGATCGATCACGATCATCAGGTCGGGCAGACCGGCGTGACGGTCCGTCCGCGCCTCTACATCGCCTGCGGCATTTCGGGTTCGATCCAGCACGTCGCCGGCATGAAGGAGTCGAAGAAGATCATCGCGATCAACACCGACCCCGGCGCGCCGATCCTCAGCGTGGCCCATTACGCGATCGTGGGCGACCTGAATACCGTGATTCCGCAAATGATCAAAGCCTTCAAGGCCAAAGCGTAA
- a CDS encoding STAS domain-containing protein: MEISFSEQDGVTVAALSGRLDSATSGEAQQALASGLDGCGRLLLDLEKVAYVSSAGLRVFLMLAKQSRAAGGRLALCSLAPEVKEVFDISGFTALFMLLPDRVSGLNALSD, translated from the coding sequence ATGGAAATCTCGTTTTCTGAGCAGGACGGCGTTACGGTCGCGGCGCTCTCGGGCAGACTCGATTCCGCGACCTCAGGGGAGGCGCAGCAGGCTCTCGCCTCCGGGCTCGACGGCTGCGGCCGGCTCCTTCTGGATCTGGAGAAGGTGGCGTATGTGAGCAGCGCCGGGCTGCGGGTGTTTCTGATGCTGGCCAAGCAGTCCCGGGCGGCCGGCGGCCGTCTGGCGCTCTGTTCGCTCGCGCCGGAAGTGAAGGAAGTGTTCGACATCAGCGGGTTCACGGCGCTGTTCATGTTGCTGCCGGACCGGGTTTCCGGCCTGAACGCATTGTCGGATTGA
- a CDS encoding ATP-dependent 6-phosphofructokinase — translation MTMDIKDFQIPRLGRAQLDSPLDPSTAFIDDGATVAYDSDAAKLAEYVRKGKTIPAFELAGPRARIYHDPSWCKAAVLTAGGLCPGLNDVIKFLTSTLRGQYKVPIVYGIRYGYRGLNPASKLAPIVLTDENTDDIHEQGGTILGSSRGEEDTGVMVDTLMRMNINLLFCIGGDGTARCAHDIAMEAQRRGLSISVISIPKTIDNDISFIDKSFGFETAVAACSRFASGANNEAKGAYNGIGLVRVMGRDSGFIAAYATLANSYINYCLVPERKFTLEGEGPDALLPNLVERMNRKHHAVMIVAEGAGQELFDKLPEMHDASGNLIHNDIGILLRDKIREHFKKLDIEVNVKYFDTSYAVRSGPCHGADAVFCAMLAQNAVHAAMAGRTDMVIGHWGDHFTHVPIALATRERKKIDLHSQLWTSVRASTCF, via the coding sequence ATGACCATGGATATCAAGGATTTTCAGATACCGCGCCTCGGCCGGGCGCAGCTCGATTCGCCGCTCGACCCGTCGACCGCTTTCATCGACGACGGCGCGACCGTCGCCTACGACAGCGATGCCGCGAAGCTGGCCGAATATGTGCGGAAGGGAAAGACGATTCCGGCTTTCGAACTGGCGGGGCCGCGCGCGAGGATCTATCACGACCCGTCCTGGTGCAAGGCGGCGGTGCTGACGGCCGGCGGCCTCTGCCCGGGGCTGAACGACGTCATCAAGTTCCTGACCAGCACGCTGCGGGGTCAGTACAAAGTGCCGATCGTCTACGGCATCCGTTACGGCTACCGGGGGCTGAACCCGGCCAGCAAGCTCGCTCCCATCGTGCTGACCGACGAGAACACCGACGACATCCACGAGCAGGGCGGCACCATCCTCGGCTCCTCGCGCGGCGAGGAAGACACCGGCGTGATGGTCGATACGCTGATGCGCATGAACATCAATCTGCTGTTCTGCATCGGCGGCGACGGCACCGCGCGCTGCGCGCACGACATTGCGATGGAGGCGCAGCGTCGCGGGCTCTCCATCAGCGTCATCTCGATTCCGAAGACCATCGACAACGATATCAGCTTCATCGACAAGTCGTTCGGTTTCGAAACCGCCGTCGCGGCCTGCAGCCGGTTCGCCTCCGGCGCGAACAACGAGGCGAAGGGCGCCTACAACGGCATCGGCCTGGTGCGGGTCATGGGGCGTGATTCGGGCTTTATCGCGGCTTATGCGACGCTGGCGAATTCGTACATCAACTACTGCCTCGTGCCGGAACGCAAATTCACGCTGGAGGGCGAGGGGCCCGATGCGCTGCTGCCGAACCTCGTCGAGCGCATGAACCGCAAGCACCATGCGGTCATGATCGTCGCGGAGGGCGCCGGCCAGGAGCTTTTCGACAAGCTGCCCGAAATGCACGACGCCTCCGGGAACCTGATCCACAACGACATCGGCATCCTGCTGCGCGATAAGATCAGGGAGCATTTCAAAAAGCTCGATATCGAAGTCAACGTCAAATACTTCGACACCTCGTACGCCGTCCGCAGCGGCCCGTGCCACGGAGCCGACGCGGTGTTCTGCGCGATGCTGGCGCAGAATGCCGTGCATGCCGCGATGGCCGGACGCACCGATATGGTGATCGGCCACTGGGGGGACCATTTCACGCACGTGCCGATTGCACTCGCCACGCGCGAGCGCAAGAAAATCGATCTTCACAGCCAGCTCTGGACCAGCGTCCGGGCCAGCACCTGTTTCTGA
- a CDS encoding acyl-CoA dehydrogenase family protein, with translation MANFFKDNSDLVFTLNNLDLAEVAALREDNYKLAQQFDNAPTSFEDALDNYNRVLEIVGEICGDRIEPRSRIVDEEGPHFENGKVTYHPETVRNLKDLEQAGVMGVMLEHRFGGLNFPVSVYTMMTEMVSRADGSLQNIFGLQDIAETISFFGSEEQKQKYLPGFASGEFDGSMDLTEPDFGSDLQSVRLRAWQDEKTGQWYLNGMKRFITNGCAQVHLVLARSEEGTTDGRGLSMFIAEKCPQLVVRRIEHKLGIHGVATCELQYNDVPAQLCGKRRFGLIKYVMSLMNGARVAISGQAVGIAEAAYREARKYASERMQFKKSIDRFPAIYDMLSGMKVKLTAARALLYETTRVVDLRNGYNDLVEKSENPSAEDRAKQKYYNKVAAVLTPMCKALATEMANQVTYDAIQIHGGTGFMKDFNVERFYRDARITNIYEGTTQLQVVAAIGGVIQRDNDVRIKELAELNFEGKLARLRDRLMELHARQLEAVRFVSEKKDQAYHDLMARSLVEMETYVFVGLLLLRDALKCEERAAIAERWVLDAVPEFEKRFMRVTSGDVTLIDNNRDIIDY, from the coding sequence ATGGCTAACTTTTTCAAAGACAACAGCGATCTGGTCTTCACGCTGAACAATCTCGACCTGGCCGAAGTGGCCGCGCTCCGTGAGGACAACTACAAACTCGCGCAGCAATTCGACAACGCGCCGACTTCGTTCGAAGACGCGCTCGACAACTACAACCGCGTACTCGAGATCGTCGGCGAAATCTGCGGCGACCGCATCGAACCGCGCAGCCGCATCGTCGACGAGGAAGGTCCGCATTTCGAGAACGGCAAGGTGACCTATCACCCGGAGACGGTCCGGAATCTGAAGGATCTCGAGCAGGCCGGCGTCATGGGCGTCATGCTCGAACACCGCTTCGGCGGGCTGAACTTCCCGGTGTCGGTCTACACGATGATGACCGAAATGGTCTCCCGCGCCGACGGTTCTCTGCAGAACATCTTCGGGCTGCAGGACATTGCCGAGACGATCAGCTTTTTCGGCTCCGAGGAGCAGAAGCAGAAGTACCTGCCGGGTTTTGCGTCCGGCGAGTTCGACGGTTCGATGGACCTGACCGAGCCGGACTTCGGCTCCGACCTGCAGTCGGTGCGCCTGCGCGCCTGGCAGGATGAGAAGACCGGCCAGTGGTATCTGAACGGCATGAAGCGCTTCATCACGAACGGCTGCGCGCAGGTTCACCTCGTGCTGGCCCGTTCCGAGGAAGGAACCACCGACGGCCGCGGACTCTCGATGTTCATCGCCGAGAAGTGTCCGCAGCTCGTCGTCCGCCGCATCGAGCACAAGCTCGGCATCCACGGCGTCGCAACCTGCGAGCTCCAGTACAACGACGTTCCGGCCCAGCTCTGCGGCAAGCGGCGTTTCGGCCTGATCAAGTACGTCATGAGCCTCATGAACGGCGCGCGCGTCGCGATCAGCGGCCAGGCGGTCGGCATCGCGGAGGCGGCCTACCGCGAAGCGCGCAAGTATGCGTCCGAGCGCATGCAGTTCAAGAAGTCGATCGACCGTTTCCCGGCGATCTACGATATGCTGTCGGGCATGAAGGTCAAGCTCACCGCCGCCCGTGCGCTGCTGTATGAGACGACCCGTGTGGTCGACCTCCGCAACGGCTACAACGATCTCGTCGAAAAGAGCGAAAATCCGTCGGCCGAAGATCGCGCGAAGCAGAAGTACTACAACAAGGTCGCCGCGGTGCTGACCCCGATGTGCAAGGCGCTCGCGACCGAAATGGCGAATCAGGTGACCTACGACGCGATCCAGATTCACGGCGGCACCGGCTTCATGAAGGATTTCAACGTCGAGCGCTTCTACCGCGACGCCCGCATCACGAACATCTACGAAGGCACGACGCAGCTTCAGGTTGTCGCCGCGATCGGCGGCGTGATCCAGCGCGACAACGACGTCCGGATCAAAGAGCTGGCGGAGCTGAACTTCGAAGGAAAGCTCGCGCGTCTCCGCGACAGGCTTATGGAGCTCCATGCCCGGCAGCTCGAAGCGGTCAGGTTCGTCTCCGAGAAGAAGGATCAGGCGTATCACGACCTCATGGCGCGCAGCCTGGTCGAGATGGAGACCTATGTCTTCGTCGGCCTGCTGCTGCTGCGGGACGCGCTGAAGTGCGAGGAGCGTGCCGCGATCGCCGAGCGCTGGGTGCTCGACGCGGTTCCGGAGTTCGAAAAGCGTTTCATGCGCGTCACGTCCGGCGACGTCACGCTGATCGACAACAATCGCGACATCATCGACTACTGA
- the rpoZ gene encoding DNA-directed RNA polymerase subunit omega, which produces MSMNNAYLARAKKMIPDPQILSVVAAKRAKQLALGARPMIKCDSENYLDWALLEIAEGLLSYEFGTPGDNSSALPTLGAENDPPETEA; this is translated from the coding sequence ATGAGTATGAATAATGCCTATCTGGCACGTGCGAAGAAGATGATTCCGGACCCGCAGATTCTCTCCGTCGTCGCGGCGAAGCGGGCGAAGCAGCTTGCGCTCGGCGCCCGGCCGATGATCAAGTGCGACTCCGAAAACTATCTTGACTGGGCGCTGCTTGAGATCGCCGAGGGGCTGCTGAGCTACGAGTTCGGCACACCCGGCGACAACTCTTCCGCCCTGCCGACGCTCGGGGCCGAGAACGATCCTCCCGAGACCGAAGCGTAA
- a CDS encoding ATP-binding protein has product MKRVFLFRLPNDIGKLMALAAQIRELDEYRRLDGKTAYALDLALEEMAGNIIKYGYDVAGERIIEIEIAFGGRAVTLTLRDDGRPFNPLNVPEEPEEGDVDGRRIGGVGVYLVRKMVRSMEYRRENDRNVLTLHIDRGN; this is encoded by the coding sequence ATGAAACGGGTCTTTTTGTTTCGTTTGCCGAACGATATCGGAAAGCTGATGGCGCTCGCCGCGCAGATCCGGGAGCTGGACGAATACCGGCGGCTGGACGGGAAGACCGCTTACGCGCTCGACCTGGCGCTGGAGGAGATGGCCGGCAACATCATCAAATACGGATACGATGTGGCCGGAGAGCGGATCATTGAAATCGAGATCGCCTTCGGGGGGCGCGCCGTCACGCTGACGCTGCGGGATGACGGACGACCGTTCAATCCGCTCAATGTGCCGGAAGAACCGGAGGAGGGGGATGTGGACGGCCGCCGCATCGGCGGAGTCGGCGTCTATCTGGTCCGGAAGATGGTCCGGTCGATGGAATACCGGCGCGAGAATGACAGGAATGTTTTGACGCTTCATATTGACAGGGGGAATTAG
- the purE gene encoding 5-(carboxyamino)imidazole ribonucleotide mutase: MANQPVVAVLMGSKSDLPVVEGAFKVFDEFGIPYEAHAMSAHRTPVEAMEFAANAEKNGFKVVICAAGMAAHLGGVVAAHTTLPVIGIPIASEPFNGLDALFSIVQMPPGIPVAAVTAGKAGGKNAALYAVSILALGDAALAEKLKEFRRKQTAQVLKADAELQEELNRR; encoded by the coding sequence ATGGCGAATCAACCGGTTGTCGCTGTCCTGATGGGCAGCAAAAGCGACCTCCCGGTCGTGGAGGGGGCGTTCAAGGTGTTCGACGAATTCGGGATTCCGTACGAAGCGCATGCGATGTCGGCGCACCGGACCCCGGTCGAAGCGATGGAGTTTGCCGCGAATGCGGAGAAGAACGGCTTCAAGGTCGTGATCTGCGCCGCCGGCATGGCCGCGCATCTCGGCGGCGTCGTCGCCGCGCACACGACGCTGCCGGTGATCGGCATCCCGATTGCGTCGGAGCCGTTCAACGGGCTCGACGCGCTGTTTTCGATCGTTCAGATGCCGCCCGGGATTCCGGTCGCAGCGGTGACGGCCGGCAAGGCGGGCGGCAAGAATGCGGCGCTTTACGCCGTGTCGATTCTCGCGCTTGGCGACGCCGCGCTGGCGGAAAAGCTCAAGGAGTTCCGCCGCAAACAGACTGCGCAGGTCCTGAAGGCCGATGCCGAGCTTCAGGAAGAGTTGAACCGCCGTTGA
- a CDS encoding MarC family protein encodes MTVSMVIGVFVKIFFLLTPFFVLSVYVTLTRGEEHMTRRKLAVRTTVAVLVIVMILYLFGEAIFRYLGITLDAFRIGSGIVLLLSGIEVVRGTGIPAGRQSNDDGDIAVVPLAIPYTVGPGTVGTLLLMGAGAPSTEVKITEILGIIFAVGALGLLLFYSDTLEKVLKRKGLNILSKLTGLYLAALASQIIFEGIKNIMQGGS; translated from the coding sequence ATGACGGTCAGTATGGTGATCGGTGTTTTCGTCAAGATCTTTTTTCTGCTGACGCCGTTTTTCGTGCTCTCCGTCTACGTGACGCTGACGCGGGGCGAGGAGCACATGACGCGGCGGAAGCTGGCGGTCCGCACGACGGTCGCCGTGCTGGTCATCGTCATGATCCTCTATCTGTTCGGCGAGGCGATTTTCCGGTATCTCGGCATTACGCTGGACGCGTTCCGCATCGGCTCCGGCATCGTGCTGCTGCTGAGCGGGATCGAGGTTGTGCGGGGAACCGGGATCCCGGCCGGCCGCCAGTCGAACGACGACGGGGATATCGCGGTGGTTCCGCTGGCGATCCCGTACACGGTCGGCCCCGGCACGGTCGGTACGCTGCTGCTGATGGGGGCCGGCGCCCCGTCAACCGAGGTGAAGATCACCGAGATTCTCGGCATCATTTTCGCGGTCGGCGCACTGGGGTTGCTTTTGTTTTATTCGGATACGCTTGAGAAGGTATTGAAGCGCAAGGGATTGAATATCCTGAGCAAGCTGACCGGGCTCTATCTGGCCGCGCTGGCCTCGCAGATCATTTTCGAAGGAATCAAGAATATCATGCAGGGCGGGTCATGA
- a CDS encoding PqqD family peptide modification chaperone has translation MKINTDIVFREEFDGTGILFNPDTGDTYGLNHTAAFIWKSLEAGIGPDGLLAELARHTELPPEAENEVAAFLQELKNKGYLLLDDGR, from the coding sequence GTGAAAATCAATACGGATATTGTGTTTCGTGAGGAATTCGACGGCACCGGGATTTTATTCAATCCCGATACCGGCGATACTTACGGGTTGAATCATACTGCGGCATTCATCTGGAAGAGCCTCGAGGCCGGAATCGGACCGGACGGGCTGCTTGCGGAGCTTGCCAGGCATACCGAGCTTCCGCCTGAGGCGGAAAACGAGGTGGCCGCATTTTTGCAGGAGCTGAAGAACAAAGGGTATCTTCTGCTCGACGACGGCCGGTGA
- a CDS encoding polyprenyl synthetase family protein has translation MQEHLKKVSAAIDKLLAADRYPQTIRPDYLRAAVLDYPQNGGKRLRPAILIWCCRLLGGRESAALYPAAAAEVCHNWTLVHDDIIDQDTTRRNRPTCHVALAGGSRSRFGLAAAEADRTGRDFAILTGDIQQGWANDLLLRATEHGVPAKVTVGVMRRFQELANRELICGEALDVEFSLRMLESIGLDEVREMLRGKTGALLRFCAEAGAMIALETDDPETPEVRKLGEFALAAGNAFQLRDDYLGIFGNFEMLGKSLGGDLREGKATILLLSTLQMASAADRNRLLRMLGHREYTPHDLETVRRIMVDSGAAGVLEREEAELADRAKSILKEFPANVYRKCLLELVDYLIEREK, from the coding sequence ATGCAGGAACATCTGAAAAAAGTTTCCGCTGCGATCGACAAGCTGCTTGCGGCGGACCGTTATCCGCAGACCATCCGGCCCGATTACCTGCGCGCCGCGGTTCTGGACTATCCGCAGAACGGCGGCAAGCGGCTCCGGCCGGCCATTCTGATCTGGTGCTGCCGGCTGCTCGGCGGCAGGGAGTCGGCGGCCCTCTATCCGGCGGCGGCGGCGGAGGTCTGCCACAACTGGACGCTCGTGCACGACGACATCATCGACCAGGATACGACCCGCCGAAACCGGCCGACCTGCCACGTGGCGCTGGCCGGCGGAAGCCGCAGCCGTTTCGGCCTCGCCGCGGCGGAAGCGGACCGCACCGGGCGCGATTTTGCGATTCTGACCGGAGACATCCAGCAGGGGTGGGCGAACGATCTTCTGCTCCGGGCGACGGAGCACGGCGTTCCGGCGAAGGTGACGGTCGGCGTCATGCGCCGTTTTCAGGAGCTGGCGAACCGTGAGCTGATCTGCGGGGAAGCGCTCGACGTCGAATTTTCGCTGCGCATGCTCGAGTCGATCGGGCTTGACGAGGTCCGCGAAATGCTTCGCGGCAAGACCGGCGCGCTGCTGCGCTTCTGCGCCGAAGCCGGCGCGATGATCGCCCTCGAAACCGATGATCCGGAGACGCCGGAGGTCAGGAAGCTCGGGGAGTTCGCCCTGGCTGCCGGGAACGCCTTCCAGCTCCGCGACGACTATCTCGGCATCTTCGGCAACTTTGAGATGCTCGGCAAGTCGCTCGGCGGCGACCTGCGCGAAGGCAAGGCGACGATCCTGCTGCTGAGTACCCTGCAGATGGCCTCCGCCGCCGACCGCAACCGGCTCCTGCGCATGCTCGGCCATCGTGAATATACGCCGCACGACCTCGAAACAGTCCGCCGGATCATGGTCGACTCCGGCGCCGCCGGCGTTCTCGAAAGGGAGGAAGCCGAGCTGGCGGACCGGGCCAAGTCGATCCTGAAGGAGTTTCCGGCCAACGTCTACCGGAAGTGTCTGCTCGAACTGGTCGATTACCTGATCGAGCGGGAAAAATAA
- a CDS encoding uroporphyrinogen decarboxylase family protein, giving the protein MNTRERFQAVLNFEKPDRLPVIEWAPWWHLTLENWRKQGLPAGFDTVGLQEHFGLDLMVQSWVRPTNARTPEVPHGSPLVRDLAEYEQLRASRAVHDLDAVDFEPFERYREQHERGDAVFWFTLDGFFWFPRNLFGIENHLYAFYDQPELMKRLNQDQLEFNLKVLDCIFDRYEPEFMSFAEDMSYNHGSMISEELFDEFLLPYYREIIPVLRKHNVKVFLDSDGDITGSVSWFERAGIDGIFPLERQAGVDVARLRREHPKFLLLGGYDKMVMDKGEEAIEREFARLLPTARQSGFLVSCDHQTPPAVTLDDYALYLKAFREFAAEACR; this is encoded by the coding sequence ATGAACACAAGAGAGCGTTTCCAGGCAGTCCTGAATTTCGAGAAGCCCGACCGCCTCCCCGTCATCGAATGGGCTCCGTGGTGGCATCTGACTCTCGAAAACTGGCGGAAACAGGGGCTCCCGGCCGGTTTCGACACGGTCGGACTCCAGGAGCATTTCGGGCTCGACCTCATGGTGCAGAGCTGGGTCCGCCCGACCAACGCCCGGACGCCGGAGGTTCCGCACGGCAGCCCGCTTGTACGCGACCTCGCGGAATACGAGCAGCTCCGCGCCTCGCGCGCCGTTCACGATCTCGACGCAGTCGATTTCGAGCCGTTCGAACGCTACCGCGAACAGCACGAGCGCGGCGACGCGGTCTTCTGGTTCACCCTCGACGGCTTTTTCTGGTTCCCGCGCAATCTCTTCGGCATCGAAAACCATCTTTACGCCTTCTACGACCAGCCGGAGCTCATGAAGCGCCTGAACCAGGACCAGCTCGAATTCAATCTGAAGGTGCTCGACTGCATCTTCGACCGCTATGAACCCGAATTCATGAGCTTTGCGGAGGATATGAGCTACAACCACGGCTCGATGATCTCCGAAGAGCTTTTCGATGAATTCCTGCTGCCGTACTACCGCGAAATCATCCCGGTTCTCCGGAAACACAACGTCAAGGTTTTTCTCGACTCGGACGGTGACATCACCGGCTCGGTCAGCTGGTTCGAGCGGGCGGGAATCGACGGAATCTTTCCGCTCGAGCGCCAGGCCGGCGTGGACGTCGCCAGACTGCGGCGCGAACACCCGAAGTTCCTCCTGCTCGGCGGATACGACAAAATGGTCATGGACAAAGGCGAAGAGGCGATCGAACGCGAATTCGCCCGCCTGCTGCCGACCGCGCGGCAGAGCGGCTTCCTGGTCAGCTGCGACCACCAGACTCCGCCCGCCGTCACCCTCGACGATTACGCGCTGTACCTGAAGGCCTTCCGCGAATTCGCCGCCGAAGCCTGCCGCTGA